A window from Mycobacterium saskatchewanense encodes these proteins:
- a CDS encoding PDDEXK family nuclease, with amino-acid sequence MHPELSRLLEDQGGVVTSAQALMVLTRRGLEAHVNLGALQKVWHGIYGQGELTTALQLRGLDLATGTRVAACLSTAAEVYGFDTEATPGLHVLEPDGRRLRSAEGLVVHRREGAPLTMFGGRPVTAPAWTAIEVARGLRRPRVLATLDAALRSRRCSREELTRALRLQSGRRGVVNVRELLPLASPLAESPMESEARLVMIDGGLPTPVLQHEVVDLRGYVWRLDFAWPDLRVAAEYDGVDWHSGQDAFIRDRRRYSALQELGWAVVAILAEDVRRRPWDLIGRIQAQMRRSRAA; translated from the coding sequence ATGCACCCAGAGCTCAGCCGGTTGCTCGAGGACCAGGGCGGGGTCGTCACGTCGGCCCAGGCCCTGATGGTGCTCACCCGTCGCGGGCTGGAGGCGCATGTGAATCTCGGTGCCCTACAGAAGGTCTGGCACGGCATCTACGGCCAGGGCGAACTCACCACCGCGCTGCAGCTGCGCGGTCTCGACCTGGCAACCGGCACCAGGGTCGCAGCATGCCTGAGCACGGCCGCCGAAGTCTACGGTTTCGACACGGAAGCGACGCCCGGCTTGCACGTCCTCGAGCCGGACGGCCGGCGCCTGCGATCGGCCGAAGGACTGGTGGTGCACCGGCGGGAGGGCGCGCCATTGACCATGTTCGGTGGGCGCCCCGTCACCGCACCGGCGTGGACCGCGATCGAGGTCGCCCGCGGACTGCGGCGGCCTCGAGTCCTGGCCACGCTGGACGCCGCGCTGCGCAGCCGGCGGTGCAGCCGCGAGGAGTTGACGCGGGCGCTGCGGCTGCAGTCGGGGCGGCGCGGCGTCGTCAACGTGCGCGAGTTGCTGCCGCTGGCTTCCCCGCTGGCCGAGTCGCCGATGGAGAGCGAGGCCCGCCTGGTCATGATCGACGGCGGGCTGCCGACGCCGGTCCTTCAGCACGAGGTCGTGGACCTGCGGGGATACGTCTGGCGGCTGGACTTCGCCTGGCCCGACCTTCGTGTCGCCGCCGAATACGACGGGGTCGACTGGCACAGCGGGCAGGACGCGTTCATCCGAGATCGCCGCCGTTATTCGGCTCTGCAGGAGCTGGGCTGGGCTGTCGTCGCCATCCTGGCCGAGGACGTCAGGCGCCGGCCCTGGGACCTGATCGGTCGCATCCAGGCGCAGATGCGGCGGTCCCGGGCGGCGTGA
- a CDS encoding gamma-glutamylcyclotransferase has product MPLYAAYGSNMDPEQMLKRAPHSPMAGTGWLHGWRLTFGGEDIGWEGALATIVEDPDSKVFVVLYDMTPADENNLDHWEGSEFGVHKKIRCRVERISSDTNTDPVLAWLYVLDAWEGGLPSARYLGVMADAAEIAGAPADYVHDLRTRPSSNIGPGTG; this is encoded by the coding sequence GTGCCGCTCTACGCCGCCTACGGGTCGAACATGGATCCCGAGCAGATGCTGAAGCGCGCACCGCACTCCCCGATGGCCGGAACGGGCTGGTTGCACGGCTGGAGGTTGACCTTCGGCGGCGAGGACATCGGCTGGGAGGGCGCGCTGGCCACCATCGTCGAGGATCCCGATTCCAAAGTGTTCGTCGTCCTGTACGACATGACACCGGCGGACGAGAACAACCTCGACCACTGGGAGGGCTCGGAGTTCGGCGTGCACAAGAAGATCCGATGCCGGGTGGAGCGGATCTCGTCGGACACCAATACCGATCCCGTGCTGGCGTGGCTGTATGTGCTGGACGCCTGGGAGGGCGGCCTGCCGTCCGCGCGGTACCTGGGTGTCATGGCCGACGCCGCCGAGATCGCCGGCGCGCCGGCGGATTACGTACACGACCTGAGGACCCGCCCGTCGAGCAACATCGGCCCCGGCACGGGCTAG
- a CDS encoding NAD(P)H-quinone dehydrogenase: MVTRIVILGGGPAGYEAALVAATSHPDTAHVTVIDCDGIGGAAVVDDCVPSKTFIASTWLRTELRRAPRMGFDIDIDDAKISLPAIHARVRRLAKEQSADIAEALRDVGVHIVAGRGELVDAEPGMARHCLRVTAPDGSTGQYEADVVLIATGASPRIMPTAQPDDERILTWRQLYDLQALPEHLVVVGSGVTGAEFVHAYTELGVPVTVVASQDRVLPYEDADAALVLEEVFAERGVQLVKQARAASVTRTETGVLVTLTDGRTVEGSHALMTIGSVPNTSGLGLERAGVELGRGNYITVDRVSRTSVLGIYAAGDCTGLLPLASVAAMQGRIAMYHALGEGVSPIRLRTVAATVFTRPEIAAVGVPQSAIDDGSVTARTIMLPLRTNARAKMSGLRQGFVKIFCRRSTGVVIGGVVVAPIASELILPIAVAVTNRITVNELAQTLAVYPSLSGSITEAARRLMAHDDLD; this comes from the coding sequence GTGGTGACCCGCATCGTGATCCTCGGCGGAGGCCCGGCCGGTTACGAAGCCGCGCTGGTCGCCGCCACCTCCCATCCCGACACGGCGCACGTCACCGTGATCGACTGCGACGGCATCGGCGGGGCCGCCGTCGTGGACGATTGCGTGCCGTCGAAGACCTTCATCGCCTCGACGTGGCTACGCACCGAGCTGCGCCGGGCGCCGCGGATGGGCTTCGACATCGACATCGACGACGCCAAGATCTCGCTGCCGGCGATCCACGCCCGGGTCAGGCGGCTGGCCAAGGAGCAGTCGGCCGACATCGCGGAGGCGCTGCGCGACGTGGGCGTGCACATCGTCGCCGGCCGCGGCGAGCTGGTCGACGCCGAGCCGGGCATGGCCCGGCATTGCCTCAGGGTGACCGCCCCGGACGGTTCGACCGGCCAGTACGAGGCGGACGTGGTGCTGATCGCGACGGGCGCGAGCCCCCGGATCATGCCGACGGCCCAGCCCGACGACGAGCGCATCCTGACCTGGCGGCAGCTGTACGACCTGCAGGCGCTGCCCGAGCACCTGGTCGTGGTCGGGTCCGGGGTGACCGGGGCAGAGTTCGTCCACGCCTACACCGAGCTGGGCGTGCCGGTCACGGTGGTCGCCAGCCAGGACCGGGTGCTGCCCTACGAGGACGCCGACGCCGCCCTGGTGCTCGAGGAGGTGTTCGCCGAGCGCGGTGTCCAGCTGGTCAAGCAGGCCCGGGCCGCGTCGGTCACCCGCACCGAGACCGGTGTGCTGGTGACCCTGACCGACGGCCGCACCGTCGAGGGCAGCCACGCGCTGATGACGATCGGGTCGGTGCCCAATACCAGCGGCCTGGGCCTGGAGCGGGCCGGCGTCGAGCTGGGGCGCGGCAACTACATCACGGTGGACCGGGTGTCCCGCACGTCGGTGCTCGGCATCTACGCCGCCGGCGACTGCACCGGCCTGCTGCCGCTGGCGTCCGTCGCCGCCATGCAGGGCCGGATCGCGATGTATCACGCCCTCGGCGAGGGTGTGAGCCCGATCCGGCTGCGCACCGTCGCGGCGACGGTTTTCACCCGGCCCGAGATCGCCGCCGTCGGCGTGCCGCAGTCGGCGATCGACGACGGCTCGGTGACGGCCCGCACGATCATGCTGCCGCTGCGCACCAACGCGCGCGCCAAGATGTCGGGCCTGCGGCAGGGTTTCGTCAAGATCTTCTGCCGGCGGTCCACCGGCGTGGTGATCGGCGGCGTGGTCGTGGCGCCCATCGCCTCGGAGCTCATCCTGCCGATCGCCGTGGCCGTCACCAACCGCATCACCGTCAACGAGTTGGCGCAGACGCTCGCCGTTTACCCCTCGTTATCCGGGTCGATCACCGAGGCCGCCCGGCGGCTGATGGCCCACGACGATCTGGACTGA
- a CDS encoding glycerol-3-phosphate dehydrogenase/oxidase, translating to MSDPIHAPSGPNSPASVLGPQQRRDAWDRLGAEQFDVVVIGGGVVGSGCALDAATRGLKVALVEARDFASGTSSRSSKMFHGGLRYLEQLEFGLVREALYERELALTTLAPHLVKPMPFLFPLTHRGWERPYIAAGIFLYDQLGGAKSVPAQKHLTRAGALRLSPGLKRSSLIGGIRYYDTVVDDARHTMTVARTAAHYGAVVRSSTQVVALLREGDRVTGVRVRDSEDGSITDVRGHVVVNATGVWTDEIQALSKQRGRFQVRASKGVHVVVPRDRIVSDVAIILRTEKSVMFVIPWGSHWIIGTTDTDWNLDLAHPAATKADIDYILRTVNTVLATPLTHADIDGVYAGLRPLLAGESEETSKLSREHAVAVPAPGLVAIAGGKYTTYRVMAADAIDAAVQFVPARVAPSITEKVSLLGADGYFALVNQAEHVAALQGLHPYRVRHLLDRYGSLIGDVLDLAAGDPDLLHPIKEAPGYLLVEALYAVTAEGALHLEDILARRMRISIEYSHRGVDCAREVAGVVAPVLGWSAGDVEREVANYTARVEAEILSQAQPDDVSADELRASAPEARAEILEPVPLS from the coding sequence GTGAGCGACCCGATTCACGCACCGAGCGGGCCGAACTCGCCGGCGTCCGTGCTGGGACCGCAGCAACGCCGGGACGCCTGGGACCGGCTCGGCGCCGAGCAGTTCGACGTGGTGGTCATCGGCGGCGGCGTGGTGGGTTCCGGGTGCGCGCTGGACGCCGCCACCCGCGGGCTCAAGGTGGCGCTGGTCGAGGCGCGCGATTTCGCCTCGGGCACCTCCAGCCGCTCGTCGAAGATGTTCCACGGCGGCCTTCGTTACCTCGAGCAACTGGAGTTCGGCCTGGTGCGCGAGGCGCTCTACGAGCGGGAGCTGGCGCTGACCACGCTGGCGCCGCACCTCGTCAAGCCGATGCCCTTCTTGTTCCCCCTGACCCATCGCGGGTGGGAACGGCCGTACATCGCGGCCGGCATCTTCCTCTACGACCAGCTCGGCGGCGCGAAATCCGTTCCCGCGCAGAAGCACCTGACCCGTGCGGGGGCCCTGCGGTTGAGCCCGGGCCTCAAGCGCAGCTCTTTGATCGGCGGCATCCGCTACTACGACACGGTCGTCGACGACGCCCGCCACACCATGACCGTCGCGCGCACGGCCGCGCATTACGGCGCGGTGGTGCGGTCGTCGACGCAGGTGGTGGCGCTGCTGCGGGAGGGTGACCGGGTGACCGGCGTGCGGGTCCGCGACTCCGAGGACGGCTCGATCACCGACGTCCGAGGCCACGTCGTCGTCAACGCGACCGGCGTGTGGACCGACGAGATCCAGGCGCTGTCCAAGCAGCGCGGGCGCTTCCAGGTGCGCGCGTCCAAGGGCGTGCACGTGGTGGTGCCGCGGGACCGGATCGTCAGCGACGTCGCGATCATCCTGCGCACCGAGAAGTCCGTGATGTTCGTCATACCGTGGGGCAGCCATTGGATCATCGGCACCACCGACACCGACTGGAACCTCGACCTGGCCCACCCCGCGGCCACCAAGGCCGACATCGACTACATCCTGCGGACCGTCAACACGGTGCTGGCCACCCCGCTGACGCACGCCGACATCGACGGCGTCTACGCCGGTCTCCGCCCGCTGCTGGCCGGCGAGAGCGAGGAGACCTCGAAGCTCTCCCGCGAGCACGCCGTCGCGGTGCCCGCGCCGGGCCTGGTTGCCATCGCCGGCGGCAAGTACACCACCTACCGGGTGATGGCCGCCGACGCGATCGACGCCGCGGTCCAGTTCGTCCCGGCGCGGGTGGCGCCGTCGATCACCGAGAAGGTGAGCCTGCTGGGCGCCGACGGCTATTTCGCGCTGGTCAACCAGGCCGAGCACGTCGCCGCCCTGCAGGGCCTGCACCCGTACCGCGTGCGCCACCTGCTGGACCGCTACGGGTCGCTGATCGGCGACGTGCTGGACCTGGCGGCCGGGGACCCCGACCTGTTGCACCCGATCAAGGAGGCGCCCGGCTACCTGTTGGTGGAGGCCCTCTACGCCGTCACCGCCGAGGGCGCGCTGCACCTGGAGGACATCCTGGCCCGCCGGATGCGGATCTCGATCGAGTACTCGCACCGCGGGGTCGACTGCGCCCGTGAGGTCGCCGGCGTGGTCGCGCCCGTGCTGGGGTGGAGCGCGGGCGACGTCGAGCGCGAGGTCGCCAATTACACCGCGCGCGTGGAGGCCGAGATCCTGTCCCAGGCCCAGCCCGACGACGTGTCGGCCGACGAGCTGCGGGCGAGCGCCCCGGAGGCGCGCGCGGAGATCCTCGAGCCGGTGCCGCTCTCTTGA
- a CDS encoding pseudouridine synthase, translating into MRAAPLPVRDGLGPARVRLHGGPVLAELTARFGAAARAKVLAGEVVDADGAMVDEATVRPAGSHVYLYRELPDEVPVPFDVPVLHRDADLVVVDKPHFLATMPRGRHVAQTALVRLRRDLGLPELTPAHRLDRLTAGVLVFTARREVRGAYQTLFARGLVAKTYLARSAGASSVALPHVVRNRIVKRRGHLQAVCEPGPPNAETLVERAGEVGQGLYRLTPRTGRTHQLRVHMASLGLPIEGDPLYPSVIDVPADDFSAPLRLLARRIEFTDPLSGVRREFVSRRADP; encoded by the coding sequence TTGAGGGCCGCGCCGCTCCCGGTTCGCGACGGACTCGGTCCCGCGCGGGTGCGGCTGCACGGCGGCCCGGTACTGGCCGAGCTGACCGCCCGGTTCGGTGCGGCGGCGCGCGCGAAGGTCCTGGCCGGCGAGGTGGTTGACGCCGACGGCGCGATGGTCGACGAGGCCACCGTGCGGCCCGCCGGGTCGCACGTCTACCTCTACCGGGAGTTGCCCGACGAGGTGCCGGTGCCCTTCGACGTGCCGGTGTTGCACCGCGACGCCGACCTAGTGGTCGTCGACAAGCCGCACTTCCTGGCCACCATGCCGCGGGGCCGGCACGTCGCGCAGACCGCGCTCGTCCGGCTGCGCCGGGACCTCGGCCTGCCCGAGCTGACCCCGGCGCACCGGCTCGACCGGCTGACCGCCGGCGTGCTGGTGTTCACCGCGCGGCGCGAGGTGCGCGGCGCCTACCAGACGCTCTTCGCCCGAGGGTTGGTGGCCAAGACCTACCTGGCGCGGTCGGCCGGCGCGTCGTCCGTCGCGCTGCCCCACGTGGTCCGCAACCGCATCGTCAAGCGCCGGGGGCACCTGCAGGCGGTCTGCGAGCCGGGTCCGCCCAATGCCGAGACGCTGGTGGAACGCGCCGGCGAGGTCGGGCAGGGCCTGTACCGGCTGACCCCGCGCACCGGCCGCACCCACCAGCTGCGGGTGCACATGGCGTCGCTGGGGCTCCCGATCGAAGGGGATCCGCTGTACCCCTCCGTGATCGACGTGCCGGCCGACGATTTCAGCGCGCCGCTGCGGCTGCTGGCCCGGCGCATCGAGTTCACTGACCCGTTGAGCGGGGTCCGGCGCGAGTTCGTCAGCCGTCGGGCCGACCCGTAG
- a CDS encoding limonene-1,2-epoxide hydrolase family protein, with the protein MPDPAGVVRQFCALMETRDAEALRPFLAENATYQNVGMPASIGLQAVLDDLGGQFAAFPDSYAYEIINIAANGPVVLTERIDYVRTPTGELAGIPVMGTFAVDAGKITRWTDYWDTALLAKVFAGDDVHVLLPKVAG; encoded by the coding sequence ATGCCTGATCCCGCAGGCGTTGTTCGTCAATTCTGTGCACTTATGGAAACCCGTGACGCCGAAGCACTTCGGCCATTTCTCGCCGAGAACGCGACTTACCAGAACGTCGGAATGCCCGCCTCGATCGGCCTGCAGGCAGTCCTGGACGACCTGGGTGGCCAGTTCGCTGCCTTCCCGGACTCCTACGCGTACGAAATCATCAACATTGCCGCCAACGGACCGGTGGTCTTAACCGAACGCATCGACTATGTCCGCACTCCCACAGGCGAACTCGCCGGGATACCGGTGATGGGGACGTTCGCCGTCGACGCCGGCAAGATCACCCGCTGGACCGACTATTGGGATACCGCACTGCTGGCCAAGGTTTTCGCCGGCGATGACGTCCATGTGCTGCTGCCCAAGGTTGCCGGGTGA
- a CDS encoding TetR/AcrR family transcriptional regulator → MPSPEHRVDTKARRAAQSTATRTALINAARALFVENGYHATSTEEIVAASGVGTRGALYHHFADKRALFEAVFVAVEEDLVAAAAAAARPADAFTELQEALLAFLDATLTPQVQRILLLDGPVVLGWERWRELEAQYGLGAIRSFLEQAVAEGTVGSDLPLDVLAHVLLAAADEAALFVANSPDPASARDDAVRAMLALLSGVRSRTGPMRKR, encoded by the coding sequence ATGCCGTCACCCGAGCACAGGGTCGATACCAAGGCACGCCGTGCTGCACAGTCCACCGCCACTCGGACAGCGCTAATCAACGCTGCGCGAGCACTTTTCGTGGAGAACGGATATCATGCGACCAGTACCGAAGAGATCGTAGCTGCCTCTGGCGTCGGCACCCGCGGCGCTCTCTACCATCATTTCGCCGACAAGCGCGCCCTATTCGAAGCGGTCTTTGTCGCAGTCGAGGAGGACTTAGTGGCCGCGGCGGCGGCAGCGGCACGCCCGGCGGACGCGTTCACAGAACTTCAGGAAGCCCTGTTGGCATTTCTCGACGCAACGCTGACACCGCAGGTTCAGCGGATCTTGCTGCTCGACGGTCCCGTGGTTCTGGGCTGGGAACGCTGGCGCGAACTAGAAGCGCAGTACGGTCTGGGTGCGATCCGTAGTTTTCTCGAGCAGGCCGTCGCCGAGGGCACGGTAGGCTCCGACCTGCCGCTGGACGTGCTCGCTCACGTCTTACTCGCCGCCGCCGACGAAGCCGCGCTATTTGTCGCTAACTCGCCTGACCCCGCCTCTGCTCGCGACGACGCCGTGCGCGCGATGCTGGCACTCCTCAGCGGTGTGCGGTCGCGGACCGGGCCAATGCGCAAACGCTGA
- a CDS encoding GMC family oxidoreductase codes for MLAARLGSRYDFVVCGAGSSGSVVAARLAENPDVNVLLLEAGGDDNVDSVTQASLWPTNIGSERDWNFQGLPNSHINGRSLPFSMGKVLGGGSSINVMIWARGHRGDWDLFATETGNPAWGYDAVLRTYRQIEDWHGVPDPDYRGIGGRVFVQPVAEPQPLARATLQSASLMDIPTFENPNGRMMEGPAGAAITDVRCREDKRQSVFRSYTYPLMDRPNLTVLTGAYVRRLICDSKAVTAVEFSHQGRIRRAAVDHEVVLSLGAINTPRVLMHSGIGEPSELSRVGIPLRHALPGVGHNFQDHVGFDCVWESPTPIPPRTIAEAVVCAPAKSGSDAPDFFICQAGFALSTPEVIATFGLPAAGWTLRGALSHPQSRGRLRLTGPDPCDPIEIDANTLADSADLTAAKECIELCREIGNAGPLREYAEREWIPGPLTGPELEKFVRDSASTYWHEAGTAKMGRDDMSVVDGWLKVHGIDKLRIADGSVMPRITTANTMAPCVIIGERAAEFLIAEHGL; via the coding sequence ATATTGGCGGCGCGGCTTGGATCGCGCTACGACTTTGTGGTGTGCGGCGCCGGGTCGTCGGGATCGGTAGTGGCCGCACGGTTGGCTGAGAACCCAGATGTGAATGTGCTGTTGCTGGAGGCCGGCGGCGACGATAACGTCGACAGCGTCACCCAGGCGTCCCTCTGGCCTACTAATATCGGCAGCGAACGGGATTGGAATTTCCAGGGATTACCCAACTCGCACATCAATGGCCGCTCGTTGCCGTTTTCCATGGGCAAGGTCCTAGGTGGTGGGTCAAGTATCAATGTAATGATCTGGGCGCGCGGGCACCGGGGCGACTGGGACCTGTTCGCCACTGAGACCGGCAACCCGGCATGGGGTTATGACGCTGTGTTGCGGACTTATAGGCAGATCGAAGATTGGCACGGCGTTCCCGACCCGGACTACCGTGGAATCGGCGGCCGTGTTTTCGTTCAACCGGTTGCCGAACCTCAGCCGCTGGCGCGCGCCACACTGCAAAGTGCGAGCCTCATGGATATTCCCACCTTCGAAAATCCCAATGGCAGAATGATGGAAGGCCCGGCCGGAGCCGCTATCACCGACGTGCGCTGCAGGGAAGACAAGCGGCAGTCGGTGTTTCGGTCCTATACCTATCCATTGATGGACCGGCCAAACCTGACCGTCCTGACCGGCGCTTACGTCCGCCGATTGATCTGCGACTCAAAAGCCGTTACCGCGGTTGAATTCTCCCATCAGGGCAGGATTCGACGGGCTGCGGTTGACCATGAGGTCGTGCTGTCTCTCGGTGCGATCAACACGCCCAGGGTACTTATGCACTCGGGGATTGGGGAGCCGAGCGAGCTTTCTCGCGTTGGCATTCCGCTGCGTCACGCTCTCCCGGGGGTCGGTCACAATTTTCAGGATCATGTGGGCTTCGACTGCGTATGGGAAAGTCCCACGCCTATACCGCCGCGCACCATTGCCGAGGCTGTGGTGTGTGCGCCCGCGAAATCAGGCTCAGATGCCCCTGACTTCTTCATCTGCCAGGCAGGATTCGCCCTGTCGACCCCCGAGGTTATCGCCACCTTCGGGCTCCCTGCGGCCGGCTGGACGCTGCGTGGTGCGCTCTCACATCCACAAAGCCGCGGCCGCCTGCGTCTAACGGGGCCCGACCCTTGCGACCCGATCGAAATCGACGCCAACACGTTGGCCGATTCCGCGGATCTCACCGCGGCAAAAGAATGTATCGAGCTGTGCCGCGAAATCGGCAATGCGGGACCGCTCCGCGAATACGCCGAACGGGAGTGGATACCGGGCCCGCTCACAGGCCCGGAACTAGAGAAGTTCGTCCGCGATTCGGCAAGCACCTATTGGCACGAAGCCGGGACAGCGAAGATGGGACGCGACGACATGTCCGTCGTCGATGGATGGCTCAAGGTCCATGGAATTGACAAGCTGCGAATCGCGGACGGGTCGGTCATGCCGCGGATCACCACCGCGAACACCATGGCGCCATGCGTGATCATCGGCGAACGCGCGGCGGAGTTCTTGATCGCCGAGCACGGGCTGTAA
- a CDS encoding PaaI family thioesterase, with protein sequence MMVDSVSAMAREVAVNKVDMMRKEGTVESAGYAGLFGEAGLALPDAHWIDRANRQLPPNLSALGAKFIDCSRIERWLRVSYEPGPRASNLLQVTGGAIAEMLDQTAAYCGSLVTGFPCPTLSMTVTILRGGTAKSYIARARLLNVTTANAVLSADLDDDAGMRIASITVVSQLVTLNRLG encoded by the coding sequence ATGATGGTGGACAGTGTATCCGCCATGGCCCGAGAAGTCGCGGTGAACAAGGTAGATATGATGCGGAAGGAAGGAACCGTGGAATCAGCCGGGTACGCTGGCCTTTTCGGCGAAGCAGGTCTTGCCCTACCGGATGCACACTGGATCGACAGAGCGAATCGACAGTTGCCACCGAACCTTTCGGCGCTGGGCGCCAAGTTCATCGATTGCAGCCGCATCGAACGCTGGTTGCGGGTGTCGTATGAGCCTGGTCCTCGCGCATCGAACCTTTTACAAGTTACTGGTGGCGCCATCGCCGAGATGCTCGATCAAACGGCTGCATATTGTGGTTCGCTGGTGACTGGTTTTCCTTGTCCGACACTGAGTATGACGGTGACGATACTGCGTGGCGGGACAGCGAAGTCGTACATCGCCAGGGCGCGACTGCTAAACGTTACGACGGCCAACGCTGTCTTGAGCGCGGACCTCGACGACGACGCCGGGATGCGCATCGCCTCGATTACGGTGGTCTCTCAACTCGTCACCCTCAACAGGCTCGGTTGA
- a CDS encoding AraC-like ligand-binding domain-containing protein, whose protein sequence is MSKEDRADKGDRTSARYRQVDVAPSRHATRVVQLEALDRFISEQLVPMRLSTDDAGTFQAKARSASLGHVELTDLWVRDPCVARRTRTLITADGPEYLKVGLQLSGISAVSQGSREATLRPGDLLLYDTSRPYQISSGPSSHMQTVMFSRGALRLSPAQLEQLPLRPINCRQGVGLLVSQYLNGVRRQLDAGMPSDSCYLANATLDLLAALFVAELPGTAPTDPDSGKAGLLLRVRADIENRLSDPYLDVPSIAAAHYISVRTLQKLFEDEEQTVTGWIRARRLERCRRDLALPALAQTPIGLIAANWGLIHQSHFSRLFKSAYGVCPRDYRNRNMGTPGA, encoded by the coding sequence ATGAGCAAAGAAGACCGCGCTGATAAAGGTGACAGAACCTCGGCGCGATACCGGCAGGTCGACGTCGCCCCTAGTCGGCACGCTACTCGAGTAGTGCAGCTCGAGGCGCTTGACCGCTTCATCTCCGAGCAATTGGTCCCGATGCGGTTGTCGACCGACGATGCCGGAACCTTCCAAGCTAAGGCACGCTCAGCGAGTCTGGGGCACGTCGAGTTAACCGACCTGTGGGTCCGCGACCCATGTGTGGCTCGTCGTACCAGAACGCTCATCACTGCCGACGGCCCGGAGTATCTGAAGGTTGGCCTTCAGCTTTCCGGCATCTCCGCGGTGTCCCAGGGCAGTCGCGAGGCCACGCTGAGGCCCGGAGACCTCCTCTTGTACGACACGAGCCGTCCATACCAGATCAGCTCGGGTCCTTCGTCCCACATGCAGACAGTGATGTTCTCCCGAGGGGCGCTACGGCTGTCTCCAGCGCAGTTGGAGCAGTTACCGCTTCGACCGATAAATTGTCGGCAGGGCGTGGGATTGCTGGTGTCGCAATATCTCAACGGCGTCCGTCGGCAACTTGACGCTGGGATGCCTTCGGACTCTTGCTACCTCGCCAATGCAACACTGGATCTGCTTGCGGCACTGTTCGTCGCCGAGTTGCCGGGCACGGCGCCGACGGATCCAGATAGCGGCAAGGCGGGCCTGCTTCTTCGGGTTCGGGCAGATATCGAGAATCGGCTCTCCGACCCTTACCTCGATGTCCCGAGCATTGCCGCGGCGCACTACATCTCCGTTCGCACTCTGCAGAAACTCTTCGAAGACGAGGAGCAAACGGTGACCGGGTGGATTCGGGCTCGACGTCTTGAACGCTGTCGCAGGGACCTAGCCCTACCCGCTCTTGCGCAAACGCCGATTGGGTTGATCGCCGCTAATTGGGGCCTCATCCATCAATCGCACTTCTCCCGACTGTTCAAGTCGGCGTACGGGGTATGCCCACGCGACTATCGGAACCGGAACATGGGCACCCCCGGCGCCTGA